A portion of the Deinococcus peraridilitoris DSM 19664 genome contains these proteins:
- a CDS encoding type I restriction endonuclease subunit R — protein sequence MTHGPEYHEVEFPLIEQLTRMGWTHLQGDKDVPAFTERESFKEALLLGRLQEAVERINRPKYAWLESTHVSEAVSQLTRLPVGGLLETNALVTDMLLSGVQVTGPDGKGHTVRFIDFGHPDRNDLLVINQFRVDPPGYAGGKGYIIPDVVLFVNGIPIAVVECKSPNVRDGLELAVEQLRLYQDLRGSAEPEGVQRFFHTVQLLVATSFYKAVLGTAGAEADQFLEWKDTFPLTSDQVRTELGGKPQLHAQQQLVAGILRPSTMLNLLENFILTDAKKKIVARYQQYRAVRKALVRLEAGETRLLGAEVDGRGGIVWHTQGSGKSLTMVFLVRALRTMPELRAFKIVVITDRRDLEGQLSRTARATGEPVTRAKNVKELQDALRQQGAGFVFGMVQKFRLSEDDEGQLDLGNAVLNDSASILVLVDEAHRSHTSTQHANLRAALPNAALIGFTGTPIVQAAKKKTHEIFGPFIDTYTILESQQDRATVPIRYEGRVTKAALKDGQTMDGLFEDFFDELSSSEKQRLQAKYGTLGDILEAPKLIGLKASDMLLHYASSILPGGFKGQVVAASRLAAVRYEEAFREAQRELVRDLEQLDSVFLSMPPEKLGKLDARTRALVAAHPQLEKLRATQFAVVISGGQHDDQSWAKWTDTAAQNTHIENFKNESHPLRLLIVKNMLLTGFDAPIEQVLYLDRNIRNHELLQAIARVNRTAPGKTYGLVVDYFGVGQHLAQALAAYTATDIQGAITSVKDTLPVLEAAHQAVKALLINRNVELTDREACVNVLADVKLRSEFKVKLSAFLSSLDAVLPRPEGLPYVADASRLSQIEETARSVYQDTHPVLLGAGAKVRALIAQYVEAHGVSIKVPSVEVLDPNFGKEVKTYTSKRTQAASMEHAARHHIRTRFDEDPVYYRSLSEKLEQLISQYHESWEALAEALEAFIREIQAGRPVDTSGLDPKSQAPFYSLLLEAQEHPADPERQQELARMTVHMVTTLTQRISMTDFWRNPVMRDATRGWLITYLDDRNLVPFDKCDTTADELMHLARHLHSRLMDASGPSSATT from the coding sequence ATGACCCACGGACCGGAGTACCACGAAGTCGAGTTTCCACTGATCGAGCAGCTCACCCGCATGGGCTGGACGCACCTCCAGGGTGACAAGGACGTGCCCGCCTTCACCGAACGCGAGAGCTTCAAGGAGGCCCTGCTGCTCGGCAGGCTCCAGGAAGCGGTGGAGCGCATCAACAGGCCAAAGTACGCCTGGTTGGAGTCGACCCACGTCTCGGAGGCGGTGTCCCAGCTCACCCGCCTCCCGGTGGGCGGGCTGCTGGAAACGAACGCGCTGGTGACGGACATGCTGCTCTCCGGTGTGCAGGTCACCGGACCAGACGGCAAAGGGCACACCGTCAGGTTCATCGACTTCGGACACCCCGACCGCAACGACCTGCTGGTGATCAATCAGTTCCGGGTGGACCCACCCGGCTACGCGGGCGGCAAGGGTTACATCATTCCGGATGTGGTGCTGTTCGTGAATGGCATTCCCATCGCCGTGGTGGAGTGCAAGAGCCCCAACGTGCGTGACGGACTGGAGCTGGCGGTAGAGCAGCTGCGTCTCTACCAGGACCTGCGCGGCAGCGCCGAGCCGGAAGGCGTGCAGCGTTTCTTCCACACCGTGCAGCTGCTGGTCGCCACCAGCTTCTACAAAGCCGTGCTGGGCACTGCGGGAGCCGAAGCCGACCAGTTTCTGGAATGGAAGGACACCTTCCCCCTGACCTCGGACCAGGTGCGCACCGAGCTGGGAGGCAAGCCGCAGCTGCACGCGCAGCAGCAACTGGTGGCGGGTATCCTTCGCCCCTCAACGATGCTGAATCTGCTGGAGAACTTCATCCTGACCGACGCGAAAAAGAAAATCGTGGCCCGCTACCAGCAGTACCGCGCGGTCCGGAAAGCCCTCGTCCGACTGGAGGCAGGCGAGACCCGTCTGCTGGGTGCGGAAGTGGACGGGCGAGGCGGCATCGTGTGGCACACCCAGGGTTCCGGGAAGAGCCTGACCATGGTCTTCCTGGTTCGCGCCTTGAGGACCATGCCCGAACTCCGCGCCTTCAAGATCGTGGTGATCACCGACCGGCGTGATCTGGAAGGCCAGCTGTCACGCACAGCACGGGCCACTGGTGAGCCGGTGACCCGGGCAAAAAACGTGAAGGAGCTGCAGGACGCGCTGCGTCAGCAAGGAGCGGGCTTTGTCTTCGGGATGGTGCAGAAGTTCCGTCTGAGTGAAGACGACGAAGGTCAGCTCGACCTCGGCAACGCCGTCCTGAATGACAGCGCCAGCATCCTGGTGCTGGTGGATGAAGCGCACCGCTCGCACACCAGCACCCAGCATGCCAACCTGCGGGCCGCCCTGCCCAACGCGGCGCTGATCGGCTTCACCGGAACGCCCATCGTCCAGGCCGCGAAGAAGAAGACCCACGAGATCTTCGGCCCCTTCATCGACACGTACACGATCCTGGAGAGCCAGCAGGACCGCGCGACGGTGCCGATCCGCTACGAGGGCCGCGTCACGAAGGCGGCGCTCAAGGACGGCCAGACCATGGACGGCCTGTTCGAGGACTTCTTCGATGAACTGAGCTCCTCGGAAAAGCAGCGCCTGCAGGCCAAGTACGGCACGCTGGGCGACATCCTCGAAGCGCCGAAGCTGATCGGCCTCAAGGCGAGCGACATGTTGCTGCATTACGCCAGCAGCATCCTGCCGGGCGGCTTCAAAGGCCAGGTGGTCGCGGCCAGCCGGCTGGCCGCCGTGCGTTACGAGGAAGCCTTCCGGGAAGCTCAGCGGGAACTGGTGCGCGACCTGGAGCAGCTCGACTCTGTCTTCCTCAGCATGCCGCCCGAGAAGCTGGGCAAGCTGGATGCCCGCACCCGCGCGCTGGTCGCCGCCCATCCCCAGCTGGAGAAACTGCGGGCCACGCAGTTCGCGGTGGTGATCTCGGGCGGCCAGCATGACGACCAGTCCTGGGCGAAGTGGACGGACACGGCAGCGCAGAACACACACATCGAGAATTTCAAGAACGAATCCCACCCCTTACGGCTGCTGATCGTCAAGAACATGCTGCTGACCGGCTTTGACGCCCCCATCGAGCAGGTGCTGTATCTGGACCGCAACATCCGCAACCACGAGCTGCTGCAGGCCATCGCCCGCGTGAACCGCACGGCTCCCGGAAAAACGTACGGTCTGGTGGTGGATTACTTCGGGGTGGGTCAACACCTCGCGCAGGCTCTTGCCGCCTACACCGCCACCGACATTCAGGGGGCCATCACATCGGTCAAGGACACCCTCCCTGTCCTGGAGGCCGCCCATCAGGCGGTGAAGGCGCTGTTGATCAACCGGAATGTCGAGCTGACCGACCGGGAAGCCTGCGTGAACGTGCTGGCGGACGTGAAGCTGCGCTCGGAGTTCAAGGTGAAGCTCTCGGCTTTCCTGAGTTCCCTTGACGCGGTGCTTCCCAGGCCGGAGGGCCTGCCGTACGTGGCGGACGCTTCCCGCCTGTCGCAGATCGAGGAGACGGCCCGCAGCGTCTACCAGGACACCCATCCGGTACTGCTCGGTGCGGGAGCGAAGGTCCGTGCCTTGATCGCCCAGTACGTGGAAGCACACGGGGTGAGCATCAAGGTGCCTTCTGTGGAAGTGCTCGACCCGAACTTCGGCAAGGAGGTCAAGACCTACACCTCGAAGCGCACCCAGGCAGCCAGCATGGAGCACGCCGCCAGGCACCATATCCGCACTCGCTTCGACGAGGACCCCGTGTACTACCGCTCGCTGAGCGAAAAGCTGGAGCAGCTCATCTCCCAGTACCACGAAAGCTGGGAGGCCCTGGCGGAAGCGCTGGAGGCGTTCATCCGCGAAATCCAGGCGGGACGGCCGGTTGATACCAGCGGCCTCGACCCGAAAAGCCAGGCGCCCTTCTACAGCCTGCTGCTCGAAGCGCAGGAACACCCAGCCGACCCGGAACGGCAGCAGGAACTCGCCAGAATGACAGTGCACATGGTGACCACCCTGACGCAGCGCATCTCGATGACCGACTTCTGGCGGAATCCGGTCATGCGGGACGCGACCCGAGGGTGGCTGATCACCTACCTCGATGACCGGAACTTGGTACCCTTCGACAAGTGCGACACCACCGCAGACGAACTGATGCACCTGGCACGCCACCTCCACTCACGCCTCATGGACGCGAGTGGACCCTCCAGTGCGACGACCTGA